The sequence GGGCTTTCTTTGTAACCGCTCTTGAGCCGCGAGGAGTCGATGTCATAACGGCCGAGGACGGCCTCGAAGCCAAGGAGTTACTGGAAACCCGCACCTTCGACGCCGTCATCAGCGACGTCAAGATGCCGCGGATGGACGGGATGGAACTCCTCAAGTATTGTATCGGCTACCAACCTTCGGTCCCGGTGATCCTGTTGACTGCCTTTGGGACCATCGAAAAGGCGGTCGAGGCGATGCGCTTTGGCGCCTTCGATTACCTGGCCAAGCCGGTGCTTGATATCGATCAGGTCGATTACGTTGTCCGCAGAGCACTGCGTCATCGTCGCCTGCTGATCGAAAACCAGCAACTGCGCACCGCCCTCGGAGAGCGTCAAATCCTCGACCGGCTGGTCGGTCCCGGGCCGAAGATGCAGCGGATCTTCGATATCATTAACACTGTAGCCCGAACCCAGACAACCATTCTGGTTACCGGTGCTTCAGGCACCGGCAAGGAACTCGTCGCCCGTGCGATTCACTTTCTCAGCGCTCGTGCTAACGGTCCGTTCGTCAAGGTTAACTGTGGCGCTTTGCCCGAAGGACTCATCGAGTCGGAACTCTTCGGCCACGAAAAAGGTGCTTTTACCGGCGCGCTTAAGACCACCAAAGGACGCTTCGAAACCGCTGACGGTGGAACCCTGCTCCTTGATGAGATCGGTGAACTTCCGCTCGGCTTACAGCCGAAAATGCTCCGGGCACTTCAGGAACGCGAATTTGAACGCATCGGCTCACCCCATCCGGTCAAGGTCGATGTCCGGGTCGTCGCGACGACCAATGTCGATCTAGAGAAAGCCGTCCAGCAGCGCCGCTTCCGTGAGGACCTTTTTTATCGTCTCAATGTGATACCGATCAAACTGCCGACTTTGACCGAGCGTCCGGAGGACATTCCGGTCCTGGCGTATCACTTTCTGAGGCGTTATGCCCGGATGCACGAACGCCCCGTCGAACGGATCAGCCAGCCGGCAATGAACTATCTTCTCCACGCGCCTTGGCCCGGCAACGTTCGGGAACTCGAAAACTCCATCGAGCGCGCCGTGGTGCTCTGTCGGGGCAATCAAATCGAACTTGGCGACTTCTTCCTGATGGATGAACCGCCTATAGAGTTTGCAGGAACCTCCGTATCGGTATCAATGCCCGTCTCTTTCGCTTCTGACTCCGACGGGTTGCTTACCCTTGCCGAGATTGAGAAGCGCCACATTCTCGCGACTCTTGAGCATTTCCAGGGTCAACGCCAGAGGACTGCCGACCAACTCGGCATTTCGATTCGCACTTTGCGCAATAAACTGAATGAATACCGGCTCGGCGGGATCGACAGCCCCGCCGCTTGATCGTCCATTAAACAGACTCATCGCCCTTGAAGGAGTTAACACTCGTGTTCAGCAACTCGCGCCGCTCACATCGTCGCCCTTCCGACTTTGCGGTTGCTCTCTTCTGCATCGCGTTGACCTCTCGAGTCTTTGGCGCAGGGTCATCGCGACCTGCCACCACTCTGGACCTTCCGATTGGAACGGGCTCCGTGTCGGTGATCGAGCACGGCTCAACGTCGCTACATCTCACGTTCGACCTGCCACAGACGCCGCTTCCGTATGATAGCAATGCGCTCTCCGACCTCATCATAGCGTCACGCTTTCAACGTTGGGTGGCGATTCCCTCACGAGGGAGTGTTCGGGCAACTGTGGTGTCAGTAAATGGTCGAAACGCTGACGGCCTGGAAACCGACCTAATGCATGCGGAGCAGCCTCTGGTAAAGGTTGGCGAGCCCCGATTAATGCGAGGCGTAAGGCTTGTTCCCATCGGCGTAGCGCCGGTTGGAATTGACCCTTACGGTGAAGGATATATTGCCAGCCGGATCGAGGTGTCTCTGGAGTTCACCTCCCAGCCCGGGGTCTTCGAGTCGATAAAGCCGGCCCGAGATCCCGGACCGCTCTTTGGTCGTGTCCTCGCGTCGTTCGTAATAAATCCCCGTTCTGAGTGGACCGCCCGCCGCGACGATGTTGCCACCTCCCTCGGCCGGATGTTGATACTCTATCCATCAGCACTTGACGACCAACTGGCGCGCAACCGCATCACCCGGGACTTTGCCAACCGCAAGCGGCGGCTCGGCTACGAGGTCGAAACCGTCGCCATCGATGCCGGTGACTTGACTCCACAGGAGATCAAAGACCAGTTCGTCATCCCACGCTACGAGCAGGAGGGACTCGACTACTTGATCATTGTCGGCAGCGACCAACTGATCGCGGCCATCGATCGTGATGAAAGGCTCTTCTTCCCGTCCTTTTTCGAGGAGCGCTATAATGGCCGGATAGGGCAGATCGAAGAGGACGAAGTCAACTTGAATCGCGATCTTGAATTTGGCACCTTTGATGGCGAGGGAGACCTATTCCCAGAGATCATCATATCTCGATTAATGTTCCCCACCGCGGCAAGTTTAATCGGCGGTATCGACCGTTCCTTGCGCTATGAGGTCGATCCGGTCGCACCGCGGGGACCGTGGCAGTATCGCGCAGCAGTCATTTCCGATCACGATGACCCGGGTCAACAGCCGCTTGCCGACGACCGCGAATTCATCTTCTGGATGCGCAATGTCCTCGCTCGTAACGGTTACCGGGAGTTCACCACTATTCTTGGCGGACGTGACGGCGAAGCCTTCAATTCATTCCGCACTATGCTAACGGAAGAGGGCGGCGCGTCGCTCGTTCTTGATAACGGCTATCTCTGGGGTGCGGTCAACGAGGAAGATTATAACGACGTTGCCGACACCCGGGATATGGATGGTAACCACCTTAGCAATCCCTTTCTCGTCGCTCTGATGAACCATTATGGCCCTCCGATACTCTATCCCTTCTTCGCACGGGTGGAGCAGAATGACCCGCGCGGGCCGGTCGGAGCGCTGGGACTTAACACCTACAACTGGGACAACCACCACATCAAGCCTTTCCTTAAGGGAACGGTCAAGGCCATAGACTCGAATATGTGGACCCCGGCTGAGTTCTATCTCTCGGCTCTCCTGGAGCAGGCATCGGAGCGCGCCTGGGCTGAACAGACCGGCTATGACACGGTAGTTGCATTCGACTACGCCACCCGGTTGATCCGCCTTTTGGGCGATCCCACTATCAGCATCTATAGCGCAGCGCCCGGGCAGTTTGCCACCTCGCTGCCGGAAAACCTGCAACCCGGGGCTCGTTCGGTCAGTTTCGTCGTCCGCAATTCTACGACAAACCAACCCGTCTCTGGCGCCGTCGTTGTCATCAGCCAACCTGATGCCATCCAACTTGTAGCCATGACTGATGGCGATGGGGCAGTCCGCTTCACCATTCCTGACGGCTTGGTCGAAGATAATCTCGCCATATCATTAAACAAGCATAACTACAAGACTTACGTAACTAATTGGCAGGTTGAGGCATCGCCGGTCAGCCTGGAGATGGTTGAGTATGCAGTCGATGGGGAGGGCGATGGCATCGTCGTCAATGGCGAGAGCGTTGACTTTACCCTGACACTGGTCAACAATGGTCGTGATGACGCGAGCAACATCGTCGCCGAGTTCTCGTCCGACAGCCCCTTCCTCTCGTTCTCCCGGGATCGCGCCCGGATTGACGACATCAATTCCGGCGAGAGCGGTGGATTGGCCGATGAAGTTGACCTTACGCTCTCCGCCGAATGCCCCGGCGGCACCCGCATTCGCGTCCAGATCGACTTATTGATCGGCGAGAATATCCGTCAGGAAGCCGCCTTCGAGTTCACGACTGCCGGACCTCGC comes from Calditrichota bacterium and encodes:
- a CDS encoding sigma-54-dependent Fis family transcriptional regulator, encoding MMESSLSNSVDPIFSGARLLVVDDQEPVRAFFVTALEPRGVDVITAEDGLEAKELLETRTFDAVISDVKMPRMDGMELLKYCIGYQPSVPVILLTAFGTIEKAVEAMRFGAFDYLAKPVLDIDQVDYVVRRALRHRRLLIENQQLRTALGERQILDRLVGPGPKMQRIFDIINTVARTQTTILVTGASGTGKELVARAIHFLSARANGPFVKVNCGALPEGLIESELFGHEKGAFTGALKTTKGRFETADGGTLLLDEIGELPLGLQPKMLRALQEREFERIGSPHPVKVDVRVVATTNVDLEKAVQQRRFREDLFYRLNVIPIKLPTLTERPEDIPVLAYHFLRRYARMHERPVERISQPAMNYLLHAPWPGNVRELENSIERAVVLCRGNQIELGDFFLMDEPPIEFAGTSVSVSMPVSFASDSDGLLTLAEIEKRHILATLEHFQGQRQRTADQLGISIRTLRNKLNEYRLGGIDSPAA